The Lottiidibacillus patelloidae genome contains the following window.
AGCGATAAGCTCACTATGTTTCATTATAAGTGGTATAAGTTTTTTAATTGGCTGTGCTTGATTATTATGGTGTTTAGGAGTTTCCACGTTTACTTTTCCTAGTTCCATTTCGCTCACCGCTTTCTTATTGAGAATGAAAATCATGCTTATAAAACGACGAATGCTGCCATCAATAGACGGCAGCAGGCATAAATACAAGTTTTCTTTCGAACAATTATTAAGTTAATGAAATTATACCATTATAGGTCTTAAAAGGGAAGGCAAACCGTTTTAATGAACTTCGATATGTGATAATATGCTAGTATGAAAATGGATTGGGGAATACAAAATGGAAATAGAAAAGAATGATATAAGTTATAGCTATTTACGGACACGCATCAAAAGGTTTGCTTTTCTTTGTTTTGTTCTCTATTTTTTCTTTCTAGGATATATCACATTGTTCACATATAACTATTACGTATACGGACCTTCCTTTAATGTTGTAATCTTCGATAGTATTAAATTAATGCTTAGAAGTGGAAACTACTGGCTGTTCTTTAAGAATGTCATTGGCAATGTGTTGTTATTTATGCCTTTAGGCTTCTTACTGCCACTCATTCATAGAAAAATGAGAAACTTCTTTTATATGTTTGCTACAGGCTGGTTACTAAGTACGTTTATTGAGCTAATTCAATATACGGTTGCTAAAAGAATTTTTGACATTGACGATATCCTTTTAAATACAATAGGCACAGTTGTTGGGTTTATACTGTTTCACCTTTTTGCTTTCATATATAAGTTAACAATTAAAATATTTGTAAAATAAAAGGAGAACCGCAATGCGGCTCTCCTTATTTTGTTTCTTCACCTAGAACACGATTAACACGTTTCGTTAACATTTTCATTCCGCTTCCACCAGCTTGGAAGTGACGTAAGTTTCCTTCACGGTCAAATACGTAATAAGCGGGTACATATTGATTTTCAAAAGCATCAGTTAATTTATGGTCATTGTCGACATAAATAGGTTGTGTAATATCGTGCTCAGCTGCAACTTCTTTTACTTGTTCTAAATCTGTATCTTTTTCAGAACGAGGCATATGAACAGCGATAACATTTAATTTATCTTTATATTCATCTCGGAAATTGTTAATGTCCGGCATAGCTTCTTTACACATTCCACAGCTTACTGACCAAAAATGAATGAGTGTTGGTTTATCGCCTACAAGATCACTTTTAGACACTTCACCATTTAACCAAGTAGTAGCACCTGTTAGTTCTGGCATTGGTTCACGTAACTTCATAAAATCACCTCTATTTTTTATTGTTATTACATTGTAATCATTATAATTAAAGTATAGTAGTGAGCTTTAATGATGTCAATGTTCCAGCTTAGAGATTGTAGTATTCCACAATCACAGTCTTTCCATATACATTACATATTATATGCTTGTGAAAAAAGTGTTATTTCGCTAACACGGTGTTTTTCCCAACTGAAATATAAGTGATAAAAGTGATTAGAAATAACCCACTAATAATAGCGAAAAAACTAATATTATAGAAATATTGGATAAATAGTCCACCAATAGATGGTCCCATTAAACTACCGATGCTAAAAAAGATACCACACATTAAATTGCCAGTTGGTAGCAAATTTTTAGGCATTAAATCGGCCATATAAGTAATTCCCAGT
Protein-coding sequences here:
- a CDS encoding VanZ family protein codes for the protein MEIEKNDISYSYLRTRIKRFAFLCFVLYFFFLGYITLFTYNYYVYGPSFNVVIFDSIKLMLRSGNYWLFFKNVIGNVLLFMPLGFLLPLIHRKMRNFFYMFATGWLLSTFIELIQYTVAKRIFDIDDILLNTIGTVVGFILFHLFAFIYKLTIKIFVK
- a CDS encoding TlpA family protein disulfide reductase, with the protein product MKLREPMPELTGATTWLNGEVSKSDLVGDKPTLIHFWSVSCGMCKEAMPDINNFRDEYKDKLNVIAVHMPRSEKDTDLEQVKEVAAEHDITQPIYVDNDHKLTDAFENQYVPAYYVFDREGNLRHFQAGGSGMKMLTKRVNRVLGEETK